The DNA window TGTCGTGTACACCATACACTTCAAGCCCTGAATTTTTGCCATACGATTCAAACAAGGCCACCATTTCGAGTACTTTGGTTTTGTCCTCCACAACAATCAAGGCACGTGGCGATTCTTCGGTGCTTCCAGCCAATTTTTGAATCACATTGATTACAATTGTCGTTGTTTTTCCGCTTCCGTTTGGTGCAATGACTAGACAATCGGCACCACTTTTTAGAGTCGAAAAAGTTTCTTGTTGCAGTTCATTGGCATCGGTCAAACCGTTTTCTTGAAGGTTTTCTTGAAGGTTTTCGTTTATTTTTTTTAGTTTCATGTTTTAATCTAAAGAATTTAAAAAATCTAAAAAATCTAAAACAATTTATTTTGCTTTTTTAGATTATTTAGATTTTTTTGATAGTTTTTATTTACTAGCAAACAATTGCACGTCAGTTTCAGAGATTTCATTTCCACCCAAGATAATCAATCGCTCGACCACATTACGGAGTTCCCGAATGTTCCCTGTCCAATCGTATTCTTGCAATAATTTGATAGCTTCTTTGGAAAAATGTTTGACCGCATTTCCTTGTTCAGAAGCGATTTTTTCAGCAAAATGGGCCATTAGCAAGGGAATATCGTCTCGTCTTTCATTCAGCGAAGGCACATTAATTAGAATTACAGCCAATCGATGGTATAAATCTTCCCGGAAACGACCTTCGGCGATTTCTTTTTTCAAGTCTTTATTGGTGGCTGCAATGACACGAACATCGACTTTGATGTCTTTGTCGGCGCCCACTCTAGTAATCATATTTTCTTGCAACGCCCGTAATACTTTGGCTTGAGCCGAAAGACTCATATCGCCAATTTCGTCCAAGAAAATGGTTCCTTTATCCGCCGCTTCAAATTTACCTGCTCTATCTTTTACCGCCGAAGTAAAAGCGCCTTTCACGTGACCAAATAATTCACTTTCTATCAATTCACTTGGAATGGCAGCGCAATTCACTTCAATTAATGGGAAGTTTGCTCTAGCACTCTTCTCGTGCAATTGATGGGCAACCAATTCTTTTCCGGTTCCGTTGGGACCTGTGACCAAAACTCGGGCTTCGGTTTGAGCAACTTTTTCAATCATCAATTTGATGCGATTGATGGGTTCGCTTTCGCCAATCATCTCGTAGTTTTTGCTGACTTTTTTCTTTAGAATTTTATTCTCGACTACGAGTTGTTTTCTATCTAAAGCATTGCGAACGGTATTCAAAAGTCTGTTCAAATCGGGTGGTTTTGAGATATAATCAAAAGCGCCCAAACGCATCGTTTGAATAGCCGTTTCCATATCGCCGTGACCTGAAATCATCACCATTGGGATTTCCGGTTTTATTTTTTTGACCGCTTCTAATACTTCGACTCCGTCCATTTTGGGCATTTTGATGTCGCACAAAACGAGGTCGTAATCGTTGTTTTTTATTTTTTCGAGTCCAACAACTCCATCTTCGGCGTCTTCGACTTGATACGAATCATTCTCTTCGGAAAGTATTTTGGTCAATACTCTTCGGATAGCGGCTTCGTCTTCGATGATTAATATTTTACTCATACTTCGTAATTTTCAAATTTTAAAAATTCCAAATTCAAACTATTGGAATTTGGAATTTATTATTTGGAATTTAATATTGTAACCATTTATACAATTCTTTCCAAGATGGTTTTTTGCCGTACATTAATATTCCGACTCTATAAATTTTGGCCGCAAACCAAACCACTAAAAAGAAGGTTGCAAATAGTATTGAAATCGAAAGCACTAATTGCCACCAAGGCACTCCAAATGGAATTCGCATCAGCATTACGATAGGCGATGTGAGCGGAATCATAGAAAATACGGTAGCGATCGTTCCGTGAGGATCGTTGATTACGGTAAAAAAACCGATATAAACTCCCAATACTAATGGCATTATAATCGGCAAAAGAAACTGCTGTGAATCGGTTTCGTTATCTACCGCGGCTCCGATGGCTGCATAAAAAGAACTGAATAAAAAGTAGCCGCCAATGAAATAAATTACAAAACTAATTAGGATCGTGGCGATGGGCATTTGCCATAATTCCTGCACATACATTTGTGCGGTCCCGGTCATTTGTAAATGCGCAGTTTGCATCGCTTCTGACGGAATTTTGGGCGCTGGACAGGTTTCTAGTCCCAGATAATAAGAGGCGACTAGCATCATCGATAACCCAATAATTGCCCAAATAAAGAACTGAAGTAGCCCTGCCAATGAAGTTCCGATGATTTTCCCCATCATCAGTTGAAAAGGTTTTACCGATGAAATAATAATTTCGACAATGCGATTGGTTTTTTCTTCGATAACGCTGCGCATTACCATATTGCCGTAGATAATGATGAACATCATAATGAGATATCCGAAAGCTCCGCCGATGGCAATTTTGATTTCGTTTAGTCCTTTGACCGTTTTTTCTCCTGATGCTTTTACCAAACCTATATTGACTTTAGCCTCTGCATTTTTGATGGCCAAAGTGTCTAAATTCGCTTTCTCGAAGTTTTGTTTGGTCAATTTTTTGGCAATAATATCTTGTACATTTTCTACAAATGAAATACTAGGACTCTCACTAGAAATGAACTGAATTTTACTTTCAAAATCCTTGTCGTTTGCCACTTTTGGAATAACAATTAGGCCTTCGTAGCTTTCGTTTGTAATGCTGTCTTTGAGGAAATTGACCTCTACTGCTGAAAAATCGGCGTACTTATATTCGGCTTCGGATTTATTCAAGGATAAAAATTCATTGACAAACAAACCCGATTCATCGTGAATGGCAATTTTTTTGGTATCGGCTTTCATTGTGCTAAGAAAACCAACAAAAACGGCGATTCCTACGAAAAGCAACGGACTTAAAAAGGTCATTACAATGAATGATTTATTGCGCACTTTGGCAATAAACTCTCTTTTTATGATTAGTGATATGATACTCATTATTCGGAAATTACAATTTTAAAAAATTCCAAATTCCAAATAATTGGATTTTGGGATTTAGTTTATTTTAGATTTTATTTGTCACTTACTGCCTGAATGAAAATATCATTGACACTCGGAATTTTTTCCATAAAATGCGTTACTTGCCCTCTTTGTGTTAGAAGGTGTAACAACTCATTTGGCAAGGCATTCCCTAATTGCACTTCGAGTTTGATTTCGTTATTAAGTGATTTGAAATTTGTTTGTCCCACTTTGAATTTTTGGGTAATGTCATACATCAATCCCTCAACATTATCGGACAAAATCCCTACTTCGAAACTATTGGTGCGGAATTTTCGTTTCACTTCGTCCAAACTTCCTTCAATCAATTTATTCGACTTGTGGATTAAGGCAATGTGATCGCATAACTCTTCGACGCTTTCCATTCGGTGGGTCGAGAAAATAATAGTCGAACCTTGTTTTTGCAATTCTAAAATTTCATCCTTAATGACATTAGCATTTACGGGGTCAAAACCAGAAAAGGGTTCGTCAAAAATCAATAATTTGGGTTTGTGCAAAACGCAAACTACAAACTGTACTTTTTGCGCCATTCCTTTGGAAAGTTCCTCAATTTTTTTGTTCCACCAGCCTTGAATTTCCAATCTATCAAACCAATAATCCAATTGCGCTTTGGCATCGGCTTTCGAAAGTCCTTTCATTTGGGCTAAATACAAACACTGTTCCCCCACTTTCATACTTTTATACAATCCTCGTTCTTCAGGCAAATAGCCAATATGAGAAATGTGTTTAGGATCTAGTTTTTCACCATCAAGAATAATTTCGCCACTATCGGGCATTGTAATTTGATTGATGATACGAATTAGAGAAGTTTTTCCGGCGCCATTTGGACCTAAAAGCCCGTAGATACTGCCTCTGGGAACAGTAAGCGAAACGGCGTTCAAGGCAACATAATCGCCATATTTCTTAACAACATTGTTTACTTCAAGTATAGAACTCATACTGATTTTTGATTTATTTCATCTGTTGGGCAGTTTCGGCAACAGGTGTGTAAAAATAGAAAAATAGTGCTAATAAGGTGTTAAATAAAACAAAAAAACCCACCTTGTCATACAAGTTTTCTAAAAGAAAAATTAAGCAAATACAGCAATAGTATTTTTTTGTAACTTTGTAATTCTAAAACAAAAATGTTATGGTTATCGTAAAAATTAAAGAAAATTCGAAACAAGCCAAACTTTTACTAGAATACATCAAAGGTTTTTCGTTTGTAGAGTTTGTAAATTCAGAAAACGAAAAGGATAAAAACAATACTCTGTTAGCAGATATTGAAAAAGGGTTGAGAGAAGTAAAGCAAATTAGAGAAGGAAAACTTAAACCTTTATCCGTAAATGATCTTTGGGATGACAAATAAAATTATTCCTCTACGGAGTTTTATTCCTGATTTCAAAAGATTCAATAAAAAATTTCCGAGCCTAAAAAATGATTTTCTGGAGTTAGAACAACAATTGTTACAAAACCCAAAACTTGGCGAAAATCTTGGAGCTGGTTTG is part of the Flavobacterium nackdongense genome and encodes:
- a CDS encoding sigma-54-dependent transcriptional regulator, which codes for MSKILIIEDEAAIRRVLTKILSEENDSYQVEDAEDGVVGLEKIKNNDYDLVLCDIKMPKMDGVEVLEAVKKIKPEIPMVMISGHGDMETAIQTMRLGAFDYISKPPDLNRLLNTVRNALDRKQLVVENKILKKKVSKNYEMIGESEPINRIKLMIEKVAQTEARVLVTGPNGTGKELVAHQLHEKSARANFPLIEVNCAAIPSELIESELFGHVKGAFTSAVKDRAGKFEAADKGTIFLDEIGDMSLSAQAKVLRALQENMITRVGADKDIKVDVRVIAATNKDLKKEIAEGRFREDLYHRLAVILINVPSLNERRDDIPLLMAHFAEKIASEQGNAVKHFSKEAIKLLQEYDWTGNIRELRNVVERLIILGGNEISETDVQLFASK
- a CDS encoding ABC transporter permease; translation: MSIISLIIKREFIAKVRNKSFIVMTFLSPLLFVGIAVFVGFLSTMKADTKKIAIHDESGLFVNEFLSLNKSEAEYKYADFSAVEVNFLKDSITNESYEGLIVIPKVANDKDFESKIQFISSESPSISFVENVQDIIAKKLTKQNFEKANLDTLAIKNAEAKVNIGLVKASGEKTVKGLNEIKIAIGGAFGYLIMMFIIIYGNMVMRSVIEEKTNRIVEIIISSVKPFQLMMGKIIGTSLAGLLQFFIWAIIGLSMMLVASYYLGLETCPAPKIPSEAMQTAHLQMTGTAQMYVQELWQMPIATILISFVIYFIGGYFLFSSFYAAIGAAVDNETDSQQFLLPIIMPLVLGVYIGFFTVINDPHGTIATVFSMIPLTSPIVMLMRIPFGVPWWQLVLSISILFATFFLVVWFAAKIYRVGILMYGKKPSWKELYKWLQY
- a CDS encoding ABC transporter ATP-binding protein, whose amino-acid sequence is MSSILEVNNVVKKYGDYVALNAVSLTVPRGSIYGLLGPNGAGKTSLIRIINQITMPDSGEIILDGEKLDPKHISHIGYLPEERGLYKSMKVGEQCLYLAQMKGLSKADAKAQLDYWFDRLEIQGWWNKKIEELSKGMAQKVQFVVCVLHKPKLLIFDEPFSGFDPVNANVIKDEILELQKQGSTIIFSTHRMESVEELCDHIALIHKSNKLIEGSLDEVKRKFRTNSFEVGILSDNVEGLMYDITQKFKVGQTNFKSLNNEIKLEVQLGNALPNELLHLLTQRGQVTHFMEKIPSVNDIFIQAVSDK